The genomic segment CTTTCAATTGACTTATCATCGTATGAATACGATGACAAAATAGCTTCCATAACCTCAGAGGGTAATGGTTTACTTGCTTCATTACTTATTTGAGTACCTACATCTGAATTTCCATCTGACATAGATATATCTACGTTCCACCTTGAATTTATATAAGATGGgatatttgataattgaCCAGAATAGCACAAGGAATAAACGACAGTTGCATCTAGCTTTGCCGAATGATTACTTTTCCATTTGTCATCTGTAATGATTTTGTTTGCGATTTTCAATACACCCAGTGGATCCAGTATTTTGTATCTATTTGTTAGTTTAACTGCAAAGTTTTTGCGACCTAGTCTGGTTTTATATTTCGATAAGCGATTTCcaaatttatctttatatgCTAATTCGGCtgatttattttgaaacatcCAATATCTTGGCAAAGCGCCACACCTTAATTGTAGATAGTGTGTAACTGTATCTACATCATATAAATCTAATATCGATCTCGttttattcaaaacaaATGTCAACACGATCTCTGCTCTTCCGAGATGACcttcattaataaaaaattcaataaataaattcatatctcttaaagaaagaagacTTAACTTATCAGATCCAATTGCATTCCCATATAATTGGAATAGTTTAAAGACCATTTCTGAATGTTTTCCATTTGgaaattcttttaaaacGATTGAATCATAAATGAAACCTTTACGATCAATTAGTCTGTTTAAGAAAATCGAAAACTCATTGAACGTCAACTGTTTAGATTCAAGCAATTCTCTCAGAAACATATATGAATTATCGTTATGTTGTAACAACTGTTCTAGGATGGTTTTTAAATTACTTTTCTGGAATAAGTCACCCCAGTGTATCTGCACTGGGGTCATTCCTAAAGTTGTCGTCCCAGTACCACTCCTTTTAATGTTACTCAATTCATCGATGGCGGTGATATCTTTCGATAGGGTATAACTTGAAAGCGTACGTGACTGGAATCTGTATTTCAAAATAGTCGCATTAGCATTACGAATAAAAAGGTTGTTTGATAGGCATGTTGACAATGATGACTGTAGAAAATTGGATAGATTTTTCACTCCCATCGCTTGCACATTCTGATGGAGTCCCATAACCAAAATACTTCCTTATTAGACCTCACTTCACAACTAATCGACTTTATCCTTGCTAGCACCCACGAATAAATAACATCCAACTGTAAATTAATACctcttcttttcttttctttacTTCAAGTTATATCATTTACAGGTATCTTTTCGTTTCTTTCcaaatttcatttcttcCGCTAAGGCTTACGAATTTCAAAGTGTCACGAATTAAGAGAAAGAATAGCCAACGATTGATCGTTTGattgtttatttgttgTTAATGCTGTATTTATGTGTATATAACTGGTTCAACATGAGATGATTATGtgtttttataaaaaattaattattgcTTGGGTGTTCTTCCCAAAACATTACATCAAAAAGTCATTTACACTGTTCAGAGTGGCTCTGGAGGGATTGACATTTCGTCCTCCTAAATGTGAAATGACTTTGGTTAGATGCTTCCTGATGGTAATTTTGTTGATTTCTGTATGTTCTGATGTTCTTCTCCATTCTTGTGTGTAAAACTTGGAGAGTGTGACTAGGATTACTGCAATTGACATATCAGATCCGTTGTTGCAACATACCAAAATAGGTTTCTTTGTTGAACCGGATGAAGACAATTCGTCAGTCAAAAGGTCGCAAATTTCTGGAAGACAGCTTCTTAGTTCTTTTGAACTCTTTTTGGACCCACTCTGCAGTCTGAACAGTTTTATAATGTTAGTTTTGGAAGTTTTGGCATTTGCTGACTGTTCATTTTGCTCATCAGAGGCAAGCTTGATTGAGTTACTTAGTATAATCACTAATGAATACGACTTGTTGAACATTTCCATTAAATTTTGCTTGATTTCTAAACCATCTACAATATTACCTAGGTAAAGTTCTTCagtaattttatcaatcGATTTGAAGACTCCATCAACCTCTAAATTTGTGATCTTCATACTTTCAGATAGTAATATTTCTTCGACATAATCTTCTAACATTTCTTCAGATAGTTCTAAATTGTTCAATAGTTCTATATTATCCCAAAACAGTTGTGGACTTAATCCGTGAGACCACAACTCATGATCGTCAGCCGCACCTTGAACATAGGTAAACCCGTCTCGAACGTCGACACCGTCTTGAACTTGATAACTTACTGTGCATAGTACAATAGGgatgattttttcttctttagaTGGCTCTTCCCATGAAGAATTGGACACAATTTCACCAGTGAACGGATCGAACTGTGACTGAAGAATACTTGATCCTGGGTGTATCCATATAGGTCTCAATAGATTTCCTTCAAATTGCTCATATAATTTCTTACCATCGATGACATCCAATTTGCATAATTTTTCCACTAATTCAGgtattttattctttattcTTTCGTACTCGGACTTTGATACAGTAGCTGGCGGAACAAACAGTACCTCTCTTGActtatcttcttcattttcacaATGCTGTAGGATCATGGTGTTAAGCACTGCACACCAAATTGGAACAGTTTTACTTAACGCATCAGGGATCTTTTTCCCTCGACGAGTACTATCTATGATAATAATTCCTTTCTGTTCCTCTATAAGGGGGATCAGATGGAAGTTTAACCTCCTGGTGCTGAAATCCCACTGATTTATATGACCATCTGTGCTTTTAAAGTAACTGGTAGTGGTGAAGTTAGCACGTTTACAATACCATAGGCCACATCTCTCATTAGGTACTAAAGGATATGGGAAAAACGGAATCACCTTCTCATCGAGAAATTTACTGTCCAAAAGTATACTATGAATTCTATTCTTCAAGGACTTATTTTCCTTTCTAATGTCCTTCGTTATCTGATTGACAGATGCATCATCCACCATACTTAAACTCTAGTTTTATTCAACAGGGCAAACTGCTCAATCAATTCTATCTCAAATTCAAGTATTGTCACCTCTAAAGAACTCCCAGGTCTCCCTTGTAGTATTCTAATCGTCTGCTGATATGTGACATGATAGAGATTCCATTGTATTAAGACGAATATAAATCCATCATTAAAATGAATTCATCGTTAcactttttatataaaaattttcatgttttgtttttgaatgACAACTTTGAATGTGAACTTAAATTAGATCTTCTTCCATTTTGCGATAACTTAGGAACTCTATCCAAACATTAAATATcgaaatattattaacgCCATGGGAGGTGCAAATTTGTTTGACAAGtgtatataattaatatatatgaatacCTTAGAATTCTGGTCCTCACCATAGTGCTGTATGGACTCCATTCTCATGAGTTCACGTCCCCTGATTTCGCTCTCCATGGAAGAAGCTCCAGGAGAAGggttttttttgttcttatACCATGCTGGTAGGTTTACCAACGAATCAAAGGGCATCGAGGATGACATGGCTGCAATATATCCAGCAAAGAGGGCTCTTAATTGGCTTTATTAAAGGTATTCTTTGATCTTTGATGAAAGCTCTACGTCCTTAACCGTGCGATGTGCGGGTAAACAGCAGGTTTCAGCCATCATCGAATAAGGAATCAATCAAGATGAAGAAGTTATAAGTGATTGAATATTGCATTAGTGATGGAAGAGTGAAGAGACTTCGTTTAAAACTCTTGTTGCTTTCTAAGAATATATGATTTATTTCGTTACTTTCTAGTGATCTCTTGGTTTAAACACCGGTACTAGCAGTGATTTCTGGGGTGTATACGCtgtttgaatatttacaaCAACGAAAAATGGAGAACTCTAGTAAACTATTAAGCCATAACGATGAGATATATGACGATGAGGATGAGTTCTATATAGATTACAGCAGTATTGATAACCCTAAGGCTTCCTATAGAAAGTATGAGTCCCATGAGGGGTATATGTTCTGTATAGAGCTTTCGGAACACATGTTTAGTGAAATTTCTCAACTTAATTATAAAGTTCAATTAATCGAGGTGCTCGAATCGTTAATGGAATTGATGTCGCAATTGGTTATCACTAGACCAAGCACTGGTGTGGGatgtttcttcttcaattgtgATAACAAAGAGagtaaaaaaagaatttatgAATTTTTGCCCTTAAGAGATATTAATGTAAGTGATATGAAGAAATTGCATGATCTACTGGATGATGTAAAAGAAGAGAGATTGTCGATTCGAGATGctttcaaatttgatgaaataaatgataaagGGAATAGTTTAGAGAGCTTATTCTTGCTGATACAGGATCGGTTTTCGAATAACATTCCAggtcaaaaaatatatacaaataagAAAGTTTTCTTATTCACAGACAATGATAAACCAAAAGAATCTAATGATAAGGAAAAAACAATACGATTAAGAAGATTGTTTGACGACATCAGTGACAACTACATTCAGTTCGTcactttttttattaataaaatcgACAGCTCGgataattttgatgataGCTTCTATTCtgatatattaaagttaAGGAATAGTAATTCCATTGAATTCGATGGCCCAAGTACAAAACCAATTTCAGTTGcatatattaaaaacaaagTATTAaggaaaaaagaaatcaaaagaaTCATGTTTCAATGTccattgatattaaatGCAGATTCGGATTTTCAAGTTAATGTTAAAGGCTATACTATTATAAGCCATGAAAAACCTGGAAGTAGATATAAATTGGTTTATGAGcatgaaaatattagaagAGAGGCTTTTTCGAAAAGAAAACTCTTAAATGGAAAGACAGGAACGGTAGTTACAAAAGATGATACAGAAAAGATTTTTCAGTTGGGGAATTTTAGCATTAActcatttgaaaatgaatttgaaaaaggAAATGATAATCCCCTACCACAAGAACCATTCCTGAAATTAATCGGTTTTAGATCTCCTGAAAACTCTTTACatctttttaataacataGGAAAAGCCCTTTTTATAGTACCAGATGAATCACGTTGCGTAGGCTCTATCAGAACACTTTCTTCCATGTACAGAACTATGAGAACTAAAAATAGGAATGCTATAGTATGGGGAAAGTTAAAATCTAATTCAAATCCGAATATATGGATACTATCGCCCTCTGATCCAACAAAAGATCAAAACGAAGGTTTCTATCTATATAAGGTTCCATTTTTAGATGAAATAAGGAAGATTCCTTCCCAATATACTCACTTTCCTTCCGATGAATTAATTAGAAACAAAGATTATGAAAATCTCAAAAGAGTTACTCGCAATATATTGGGTTATTTTAACCTGACAAATGGTTATTCTCCACTAGAGTTCAAGAACCCActtttacaaaaatattataaattgcTACATGACTATCTACTTCAAGTAGAAACTGTTCCAGAAACTGAAATGTCAAAGGAACaattgaaacaaaaaattttgGAAGAAGATGATACAATTCGCAAAACATTCAGCATTAgagataaaataataaagtcTGCTAGCTCTACAGAAAGTCATAAACAGAGATTGAGTGCCAATTTTAACATCTGGaatgatatatattcaaaacttGAAGGTAACGAGATAGCAGTGAAAGAAATGAAACCtaaaaaacagaaaaattaattcactacaatattatataatttaaaatatgcaatgtcatatatttacataCAGATTCTTAAAGAATTTATGGATTTAATTCGATTTTACACATCATTGATAAATGATCACTTGGATATTCACCTTGATGAGGTTGACCATATTTACTCATCTCAGTTGCTGGTGGCATTCTCAAGTAACCTCTTAATTTCATatgattcttcttttcaaacttttcaaaatcttcaACCTCTTTACAATCTGAAAAGTCCCAATGGTCAAcgtaaaatatataatctaacaGACCTCTCCATGAATGAGCCCAATTAGATATTTCTGGTTCaccttttttattatctagTCCTGAATTTTCAGGATGCACTTTCTTATAACCAACTGCATATAAAGATGTAGCTTTCATATTGAGAGAGTTATGCAATGATTCCATTTTTGATACTAAATCAGCTTGCTCAGGTGTTGGAGTATAAGAATCTGGTACTGGAGTTTGGGGTTGGTCCTTTCCAAACTTCTCAATATTTCCGccttcttcatcttctgcCTCATCATCGTCACCATTTCTTAATTTAGAATAAGTATAAGATGTGCTACATTCAATTACTATCTTGGCTCTCTCTTTATATTCAACAGGCTTTGAAGTAATCGATAAATATGGTGTATCAAATGGCTGAGAGTTAAAATCACCGCAAAAGAATGCTGTCCAATGATCCATATTCCcgtcattattattttgtaatacATTTACTCGTTTCTTGAATTCTTTCactttatttaataaaacaaaacatTGTCTCGTTCTCTCGTACGTGCCAAATGGATGCCAGAACAAATGTGTAGTACCAATTATGATACcacttttattattattacctAATTCTGGGTACTTTGCTAATACAGAATCAGAGTATTTCAAAGAAAGTATTAAACCCgtattatttgtttttgttcttGGAAGGATGTCACCAGATAGttctttatcaaaatcaattaacaTTCTGTCTGTTAGTCGAAATAAATTGTTCTTCCACACAATTGCAACACCATGATTTTTCGAATGGATTCTATGGAATTGTGAAGCATAACCCATCTTTTTAAACTCCTCTTGCCAAAAACTTTGGAATTGGATATGATCAATCTCTTGCAAACAAATTAAGTCGGGATTATAATACTTGAATTCATTTAACAATACTCTTGATCTTCTATACCATTTGACCGCTTCTCCACTGTCGGGAAACAATTTCCTTCTTATCAATGCTTGAGCTAAACAATTGTATGTCATCAAAGTGAATGTAAATGATTTTTCCGGTTCATCATCATGCAGAGTCAGTAACGGTCTCCTGATGAATTGCAACTCTGGAGGACAATCTGGATCCAAGCCATTAGCAAGcatttttttctgtttctcTTCTCTTGCAGCAGCCCTTTCAGCTCTTATTCTAGCAATCTCCTCTGGGGAAGGAATCGATTTCCCTTTCCCTTTCCCTTTCCCTTTAGATTTCTGCTTTTTCGCACTTGCATCACCAAAAGGCTCCTTGACCACCACTTTCTCAATGAAGGTACTCCCATCCAACTTAGGTTTCTCCGAAACATACACTTTCTTTTCCAGACCCTCAGCAACCTCAGTTACTCCATCACCATCATCATCTCTTCTGGTGCTCATATTTTCTTAATTACCGATTACTGTTGTAGGGCAACAActactaaaaataaaattcacTAAGTAGAAATAGAAAGTGCTGTATTATATGCATCCGATCTCCAATACTCACAATTACTGGGAGTATACTTAATAAATTGCacaatttaatttaatcaGAGGTCATTTAGGTTAAACTGGCAACCTTTAAATCGAAATTTCACTAAAATCGATGAGATCATTTCATACGAAGGGTTCCGAAACTGAAATTTCAAGTTAAGACATATCGTAAGTATATCAGATAAGTACGAAAGGTAGTGAGAGTAACGTTAAATCAAGATagttattttaattgtaagTACTATTTGCAAACATAATATGAATGTGCACGTAGATCGATTGTAAGTGTATTTAAGATATCGTTGAATCTTCTTTTGTTCTCATTAATCGAGCACGTTAGGTGAATTGAAAGTTACGGAATTTTCTGGTTGCAAcactaaaaataaaaatttgtaTAATAATTGGAAATAGATAATGgttttttataaaataactTTGGCTAGATCATTAATCGGTACCCCTCCATATATTAAGAATGTCGTGAAGGCTATAGGCTTGGGTAAGAGGGGATCTGTTGTTTATAGAGAGGCTACTCCAGCTATGGCAGGTACGCTGGCTATGGTTAAGGAAATTGTCAAAGTGGAAGTAACAGAAAATCAGCTATCGAAGGAGCAACAGAGAGAATTGAGGAAATCAAATCCAGGGTTTACTGTCCAAAAAAGGGAAACCATTAGTAATTAATCTTTAAGAAGAGTAAACTCTTT from the Tetrapisispora phaffii CBS 4417 chromosome 9, complete genome genome contains:
- the AEP2 gene encoding Aep2p (similar to Saccharomyces cerevisiae AEP2 (YMR282C); ancestral locus Anc_8.847), which gives rise to MGLHQNVQAMGVKNLSNFLQSSLSTCLSNNLFIRNANATILKYRFQSRTLSSYTLSKDITAIDELSNIKRSGTGTTTLGMTPVQIHWGDLFQKSNLKTILEQLLQHNDNSYMFLRELLESKQLTFNEFSIFLNRLIDRKGFIYDSIVLKEFPNGKHSEMVFKLFQLYGNAIGSDKLSLLSLRDMNLFIEFFINEGHLGRAEIVLTFVLNKTRSILDLYDVDTVTHYLQLRCGALPRYWMFQNKSAELAYKDKFGNRLSKYKTRLGRKNFAVKLTNRYKILDPLGVLKIANKIITDDKWKSNHSAKLDATVVYSLCYSGQLSNIPSYINSRWNVDISMSDGNSDVGTQISNEASKPLPSEVMEAILSSYSYDDKSIERAINIIDKIMNSYPNLELNQQFWRRLMQWSVLCWDHKLDRKGSLVYGCFKTLKKYHEMRSIRINFDEGLLQELYTLVYYTKNSRIAAEVVSEFMPQFFYKRSDEITFGERKLLFYFQKRSIDGMLGKKDYFTASNFIEKWSMDNQNKEELFKYYKDSIAKKLQKVRRNSLQQKIKEKLEDHSDEDDTLLGRLW
- the RIT1 gene encoding tRNA A64-2'-O-ribosylphosphate transferase (similar to Saccharomyces cerevisiae RIT1 (YMR283C); ancestral locus Anc_8.848) — protein: MVDDASVNQITKDIRKENKSLKNRIHSILLDSKFLDEKVIPFFPYPLVPNERCGLWYCKRANFTTTSYFKSTDGHINQWDFSTRRLNFHLIPLIEEQKGIIIIDSTRRGKKIPDALSKTVPIWCAVLNTMILQHCENEEDKSREVLFVPPATVSKSEYERIKNKIPELVEKLCKLDVIDGKKLYEQFEGNLLRPIWIHPGSSILQSQFDPFTGEIVSNSSWEEPSKEEKIIPIVLCTVSYQVQDGVDVRDGFTYVQGAADDHELWSHGLSPQLFWDNIELLNNLELSEEMLEDYVEEILLSESMKITNLEVDGVFKSIDKITEELYLGNIVDGLEIKQNLMEMFNKSYSLVIILSNSIKLASDEQNEQSANAKTSKTNIIKLFRLQSGSKKSSKELRSCLPEICDLLTDELSSSGSTKKPILVCCNNGSDMSIAVILVTLSKFYTQEWRRTSEHTEINKITIRKHLTKVISHLGGRNVNPSRATLNSVNDFLM
- the YKU70 gene encoding ATP-dependent DNA helicase YKU70 (similar to Saccharomyces cerevisiae YKU70 (YMR284W); ancestral locus Anc_8.849) — encoded protein: MENSSKLLSHNDEIYDDEDEFYIDYSSIDNPKASYRKYESHEGYMFCIELSEHMFSEISQLNYKVQLIEVLESLMELMSQLVITRPSTGVGCFFFNCDNKESKKRIYEFLPLRDINVSDMKKLHDLLDDVKEERLSIRDAFKFDEINDKGNSLESLFLLIQDRFSNNIPGQKIYTNKKVFLFTDNDKPKESNDKEKTIRLRRLFDDISDNYIQFVTFFINKIDSSDNFDDSFYSDILKLRNSNSIEFDGPSTKPISVAYIKNKVLRKKEIKRIMFQCPLILNADSDFQVNVKGYTIISHEKPGSRYKLVYEHENIRREAFSKRKLLNGKTGTVVTKDDTEKIFQLGNFSINSFENEFEKGNDNPLPQEPFLKLIGFRSPENSLHLFNNIGKALFIVPDESRCVGSIRTLSSMYRTMRTKNRNAIVWGKLKSNSNPNIWILSPSDPTKDQNEGFYLYKVPFLDEIRKIPSQYTHFPSDELIRNKDYENLKRVTRNILGYFNLTNGYSPLEFKNPLLQKYYKLLHDYLLQVETVPETEMSKEQLKQKILEEDDTIRKTFSIRDKIIKSASSTESHKQRLSANFNIWNDIYSKLEGNEIAVKEMKPKKQKN
- the NGL2 gene encoding RNA exonuclease (similar to Saccharomyces cerevisiae NGL3 (YML118W) and NGL2 (YMR285C); ancestral locus Anc_8.850); amino-acid sequence: MSTRRDDDGDGVTEVAEGLEKKVYVSEKPKLDGSTFIEKVVVKEPFGDASAKKQKSKGKGKGKGKSIPSPEEIARIRAERAAAREEKQKKMLANGLDPDCPPELQFIRRPLLTLHDDEPEKSFTFTLMTYNCLAQALIRRKLFPDSGEAVKWYRRSRVLLNEFKYYNPDLICLQEIDHIQFQSFWQEEFKKMGYASQFHRIHSKNHGVAIVWKNNLFRLTDRMLIDFDKELSGDILPRTKTNNTGLILSLKYSDSVLAKYPELGNNNKSGIIIGTTHLFWHPFGTYERTRQCFVLLNKVKEFKKRVNVLQNNNDGNMDHWTAFFCGDFNSQPFDTPYLSITSKPVEYKERAKIVIECSTSYTYSKLRNGDDDEAEDEEGGNIEKFGKDQPQTPVPDSYTPTPEQADLVSKMESLHNSLNMKATSLYAVGYKKVHPENSGLDNKKGEPEISNWAHSWRGLLDYIFYVDHWDFSDCKEVEDFEKFEKKNHMKLRGYLRMPPATEMSKYGQPHQGEYPSDHLSMMCKIELNP
- the MRPL33 gene encoding mitochondrial 54S ribosomal protein uL30m (similar to Saccharomyces cerevisiae MRPL33 (YMR286W); ancestral locus Anc_8.851) — its product is MVFYKITLARSLIGTPPYIKNVVKAIGLGKRGSVVYREATPAMAGTLAMVKEIVKVEVTENQLSKEQQRELRKSNPGFTVQKRETISN